In the genome of Phycisphaerae bacterium, one region contains:
- the fabG gene encoding 3-oxoacyl-[acyl-carrier-protein] reductase, with protein MADLVDRVAIVTGGSRGIGRATSLALAREGATVIACARNAERLSALSSEAADLRCPGKIVARTCDVTEGDKIEKWVDDIVADFGRLDILVNNAGITRDGLVMNMSDEQFDEVIDTNLRGVFVMTRAAAKHMVRARWGRIVNITSISGMMGNGGQANYAASKAGVIGLTKSVAKELSRRGVTCNAVAPGFINTDMTNVLSEKVKEQVRPLIPLQRFGEPEEVAAAIAFLASPAAGYINGHVLVVDGGLHM; from the coding sequence ATGGCGGATCTCGTGGACAGAGTGGCGATCGTTACCGGCGGCTCGCGCGGCATCGGCCGCGCCACCAGCCTGGCCCTCGCTCGTGAAGGCGCCACCGTCATCGCCTGCGCCCGCAATGCCGAACGGCTCTCGGCTCTCTCCTCGGAAGCCGCCGACCTTCGCTGCCCCGGCAAGATCGTCGCCCGCACCTGCGACGTCACCGAAGGCGACAAGATTGAAAAATGGGTCGACGACATCGTCGCTGATTTCGGCCGCCTCGACATCCTCGTCAACAACGCCGGCATCACCCGCGACGGTCTCGTCATGAACATGTCCGACGAGCAGTTCGACGAAGTGATCGACACCAACCTCCGCGGCGTCTTCGTGATGACCCGCGCCGCCGCGAAGCACATGGTCCGCGCCCGCTGGGGCCGCATCGTCAACATCACCAGCATTTCCGGCATGATGGGCAACGGCGGCCAGGCCAACTACGCCGCCAGCAAGGCCGGCGTCATCGGCCTCACCAAGTCCGTCGCCAAGGAATTGTCCCGCCGGGGCGTCACCTGCAACGCCGTCGCCCCCGGATTCATCAATACCGACATGACCAACGTCTTGTCCGAAAAGGTCAAGGAGCAGGTCCGACCGTTGATCCCCCTCCAGCGATTTGGGGAGCCCGAGGAAGTCGCCGCCGCGATTGCCTTTCTCGCCTCGCCCGCCGCCGGTTACATCAACGGTCACGTCCTCGTCGTGGACGGCGGACTGCACATGTGA
- a CDS encoding UDP-glucuronic acid decarboxylase family protein: MRTLVTGAAGFLGYHLSRRLLDAGHEVIGLDSMTTGSDTNAADLSKEKGFSFIRQDICAPLKIDGPLDRIYNMACPASPVDFHDKAVEIMLTCSVGMKNLLDLARAKSALILQASTSECYGDPLVHPQPETYRGNVNPLGPRAPYDEGKRFAEAMTMAYHRNYGLRTRIVRIFNTYGPRMRADDGRALPAFIKAALAGEPVTLHGDGSQTRSFCYMDDLIEAILRTANCDFCEPINIGNDVEITVRQAAEKIVELTGGKSPIVCVDRPINDPDRRRPDLSRAKEILGWSPKVDWQTGFARTVDYFRGAGVPSR; encoded by the coding sequence ATGCGTACCCTCGTCACCGGCGCCGCCGGATTCCTCGGCTACCACCTCTCCCGCCGCCTCCTCGATGCTGGCCACGAAGTCATCGGCCTCGACAGCATGACCACCGGCAGCGACACGAACGCCGCCGACCTCTCGAAGGAAAAGGGCTTCTCCTTCATCCGCCAGGACATCTGCGCCCCGCTCAAAATCGACGGCCCCCTCGACCGCATCTACAACATGGCCTGCCCCGCCTCGCCCGTCGATTTCCACGACAAGGCCGTCGAGATCATGCTCACCTGCAGCGTCGGCATGAAGAACCTCCTCGACCTCGCCCGCGCCAAGTCCGCCCTCATCCTCCAGGCCTCGACCAGCGAATGCTACGGCGACCCCCTCGTCCACCCACAGCCCGAGACCTACCGCGGCAACGTCAACCCCCTCGGCCCGCGCGCCCCCTACGACGAGGGCAAGCGCTTCGCCGAGGCCATGACCATGGCGTATCACCGCAATTACGGCCTCCGAACCCGCATCGTCCGCATCTTCAACACCTACGGCCCGCGCATGCGCGCCGACGACGGTCGCGCCCTCCCCGCCTTCATCAAGGCCGCCCTCGCCGGCGAGCCGGTCACTCTCCACGGCGACGGCTCGCAGACCCGCTCGTTCTGCTACATGGATGACCTGATCGAGGCGATCCTGCGAACGGCCAACTGCGACTTCTGCGAGCCGATCAACATCGGCAACGACGTGGAGATCACCGTCCGCCAGGCCGCCGAGAAGATCGTCGAGCTGACCGGCGGCAAAAGCCCCATTGTCTGCGTAGACCGCCCCATCAACGACCCCGACCGCCGCCGCCCGGACCTGTCGCGCGCGAAGGAAATCCTCGGCTGGTCCCCGAAAGTAGATTGGCAAACCGGCTTCGCCCGCACCGTCGATTACTTCCGTGGAGCGGGCGTCCCTTCCCGCTGA
- the fabF gene encoding beta-ketoacyl-ACP synthase II: protein MRRRIVVTGIGVVSPLGTTVDLFWERLVAGESGIAPIQNFDASRIDVRFGGECREFDPLKRLDRKEIKRLDRFAQMAMVAALDAFQDCGLEKGAGDPTKFGVITGSGIGGLLELEEQCLRLHQKGPDKVSAFTIPKLMVNAASGNISIALGAKGPNTAVGTACASATNAMGDAVFAIRRGDADVMITGGSEAALTGLGLAAFAAMKALSTRNDEPARASRPFDRDRDGFVMGEGAGMFVFEEYEHAKKRGAKIYCEVLGFGMSGDANHITQPDEQGRGGAAAMRYALNDAGVSPDKVDYINAHGTGTPLGDVAETVAIKSVLGPHAKSVRISSTKSSIGHLLGASGGVELVATIMAIKNSVISPTINLENPGDGCDLNYTPLKPQDARVNIAMSNSFGFGGHNACLVVGKI from the coding sequence ATGCGTCGGCGAATCGTAGTCACCGGAATAGGTGTAGTGTCCCCTTTGGGAACCACCGTCGACCTCTTTTGGGAACGCCTCGTCGCCGGTGAGAGCGGCATCGCCCCGATCCAGAATTTCGACGCCTCCAGGATCGATGTCCGCTTCGGCGGCGAATGTCGCGAATTTGACCCGCTGAAGCGCCTCGACCGCAAGGAAATCAAGCGCCTCGACCGTTTCGCCCAAATGGCGATGGTCGCCGCCCTCGACGCCTTCCAGGATTGCGGCCTCGAGAAAGGCGCCGGCGATCCGACCAAATTCGGCGTCATCACCGGCTCAGGAATCGGCGGCCTCCTCGAATTGGAAGAGCAGTGCCTCCGCCTCCATCAAAAAGGCCCCGACAAAGTCTCCGCCTTCACCATCCCCAAGCTCATGGTGAACGCCGCGAGTGGAAACATCTCCATCGCCCTCGGCGCCAAGGGCCCTAACACCGCCGTCGGCACCGCCTGCGCCTCCGCCACCAACGCCATGGGCGACGCCGTCTTCGCCATCCGCCGCGGCGACGCCGATGTCATGATCACCGGCGGTTCCGAAGCCGCCCTCACCGGCCTGGGCCTGGCCGCCTTTGCCGCCATGAAAGCCCTTTCCACCCGCAACGACGAGCCTGCCCGCGCCTCGCGTCCCTTCGATCGCGACCGCGACGGCTTCGTCATGGGAGAAGGCGCCGGCATGTTCGTCTTCGAGGAATACGAGCACGCCAAAAAGCGCGGCGCCAAAATCTACTGCGAAGTCCTCGGCTTCGGAATGAGCGGCGACGCCAACCACATCACCCAGCCCGACGAGCAGGGCCGCGGCGGCGCCGCCGCCATGCGCTACGCCCTCAACGACGCTGGCGTCTCCCCCGACAAGGTCGACTACATCAACGCCCACGGCACCGGCACGCCCCTCGGCGATGTCGCCGAGACCGTCGCCATCAAGTCCGTCCTCGGCCCGCATGCCAAGAGCGTCCGCATCAGCAGCACAAAAAGTTCCATCGGTCATCTCCTCGGCGCCAGCGGCGGCGTCGAACTCGTCGCCACCATCATGGCCATCAAAAACAGCGTCATCTCCCCCACCATCAACCTTGAAAACCCCGGCGACGGCTGCGACCTCAACTACACGCCCCTCAAGCCCCAGGACGCCCGCGTCAACATTGCCATGAGCAACTCCTTCGGCTTTGGCGGTCACAACGCCTGCCTCGTCGTCGGCAAAATCTGA
- a CDS encoding FliM/FliN family flagellar motor switch protein produces MPASDDLDAVLADAKNAVDTLAGDLSRLTGVDAPVTAQPGFQSPGPSTPQSLNPSIPQSLPPHLRRILRLKVPVSVRVAERTMPVGEVLKFGPGRIVEFDQPVDAELDLLVANQQIGTGVAVKYNEHFGVRVNFIGDVRQRIESLI; encoded by the coding sequence ATGCCCGCATCAGACGACCTCGACGCCGTACTGGCCGACGCCAAGAACGCCGTAGACACCCTCGCCGGCGACCTGAGCCGCCTGACCGGTGTAGACGCGCCGGTGACAGCACAACCTGGCTTTCAGTCCCCCGGCCCCTCGACCCCTCAATCCCTTAATCCCTCAATCCCTCAATCCCTTCCTCCTCACCTCCGCCGCATCCTTCGCCTCAAAGTCCCCGTCAGCGTCCGTGTCGCCGAGCGGACCATGCCCGTCGGCGAAGTCCTCAAGTTCGGCCCCGGCCGCATCGTCGAATTCGACCAGCCCGTCGATGCCGAACTCGACCTGCTCGTCGCCAACCAGCAGATCGGCACGGGCGTCGCCGTCAAGTACAATGAGCACTTCGGGGTTCGGGTGAACTTCATCGGCGACGTCCGCCAGCGCATCGAATCCCTGATATAA
- the fabD gene encoding ACP S-malonyltransferase: MSKTAIIFPGQGAQHPGMGKDVAESSDAAQSVYSRANEILGWDIAELCFNGPAEKLNGTDIQQPAIFVTSVAIWKALEAKGITQSLDPQAMAGLSLGEYTALHLAGWLDFADALRLVAERGRLMQSAATQSAGGMVSLMGLDEPQTVALCNEAALGEPLGPANFNCPGQIVISGAKAACQRALTLAEKHGARAVALDVAGAFHSPLMGPAVTGLEKALADAKIAPGRIPVVSNVSARYHGDPSSVRTLLREQVAKPVRWQASIEGLIAQGFDRFVEVGPGRVLTGLMRRINRSATALNFSTAAAIDKGIG; this comes from the coding sequence TCTGTCTATTCCCGCGCCAATGAAATCCTCGGTTGGGACATTGCTGAGCTTTGCTTCAACGGTCCCGCAGAAAAGCTCAATGGCACCGACATCCAGCAACCCGCGATCTTTGTCACGTCCGTGGCAATCTGGAAGGCCTTGGAGGCCAAGGGTATTACACAGTCTCTCGACCCCCAGGCCATGGCCGGCCTGAGCCTCGGCGAATATACCGCCCTCCATCTGGCCGGCTGGCTGGACTTCGCCGACGCCCTGCGCCTCGTGGCGGAACGCGGCCGGCTTATGCAGTCCGCCGCGACCCAATCCGCCGGCGGAATGGTCTCCCTCATGGGCCTCGATGAACCGCAAACCGTCGCTCTTTGCAACGAAGCCGCACTGGGCGAACCCCTCGGCCCCGCAAACTTCAATTGCCCCGGTCAGATCGTCATTTCCGGGGCCAAGGCCGCCTGCCAAAGAGCCTTGACACTCGCTGAAAAACACGGTGCCAGAGCGGTCGCGCTCGACGTCGCCGGGGCATTCCATTCCCCCCTTATGGGACCCGCCGTGACGGGACTCGAAAAGGCTCTGGCTGATGCTAAAATCGCCCCAGGCAGGATTCCTGTAGTCTCCAACGTCTCCGCCCGCTATCATGGCGACCCCAGTAGCGTTCGGACCCTGCTTCGGGAGCAGGTGGCCAAACCTGTGCGCTGGCAGGCGTCCATTGAAGGCCTGATCGCCCAGGGGTTTGACCGGTTCGTCGAAGTCGGCCCCGGACGGGTACTGACGGGCCTGATGAGAAGGATCAATCGTTCGGCGACCGCCCTCAATTTCTCGACGGCGGCGGCCATCGACAAAGGAATCGGATAG
- the acpP gene encoding acyl carrier protein has translation MATSEEIKEKVIKIVSDQMGVDKSEISMETSFVNDLNADSLDTVELVMEFEDEFELSIPDEEAEKIQTVGAAVEYITKAQGTKGQQ, from the coding sequence GTGGCAACATCCGAAGAGATCAAAGAAAAAGTCATCAAGATCGTCAGCGACCAGATGGGCGTCGACAAATCCGAGATCAGCATGGAGACCTCGTTCGTCAACGACCTCAATGCCGACTCCCTGGACACCGTCGAGCTGGTCATGGAATTCGAAGACGAATTCGAGCTGTCCATCCCTGACGAAGAGGCCGAAAAGATCCAAACCGTCGGCGCCGCGGTGGAGTACATCACCAAGGCCCAGGGCACCAAAGGACAACAATAG